The proteins below are encoded in one region of Candidatus Thiodiazotropha sp. LNASS1:
- a CDS encoding heme-binding protein — translation MLSRSLYLLTVLAIFFNSSANADSQHGSAVYQFRSISLEMASKAAWGAINDCRNRGYSVAAAVVDRGGNIQVQLRDRFAGPHTSETAYRKAWTANSFRQSTAELAGMLEERRIPDQVANNPGALLVGGGLTIEAGGEFLGGIGISGAPPGNSERDSIDGVCAMAGLETVRDALEFADE, via the coding sequence ATGCTATCCAGGAGCCTCTACTTACTGACCGTGCTTGCCATATTCTTTAACAGTTCCGCAAATGCCGACTCGCAGCATGGCAGTGCTGTTTATCAGTTTCGGTCGATCTCATTGGAAATGGCTTCCAAGGCGGCATGGGGCGCAATCAATGACTGCCGTAATCGAGGTTATTCTGTTGCGGCTGCAGTGGTGGATCGCGGTGGCAATATACAGGTTCAGCTACGAGACCGTTTTGCCGGTCCACATACTTCGGAGACCGCATATCGGAAGGCCTGGACAGCCAACAGCTTTCGCCAGTCAACTGCCGAACTGGCAGGCATGCTTGAGGAACGGCGCATTCCTGACCAAGTGGCTAACAATCCCGGTGCACTGCTTGTGGGTGGTGGCTTGACGATAGAGGCGGGTGGTGAATTTCTAGGCGGTATCGGTATCTCGGGCGCGCCACCGGGGAATTCCGAACGGGACAGCATTGACGGCGTTTGTGCCATGGCTGGACTCGAAACGGTACGTGATGCATTGGAGTTCGCTGATGAATAA
- a CDS encoding cytochrome-c peroxidase produces the protein MNTGIIELLAFGLIAIIAGFFLLISMVRELTPNQRRKWFLGIGLGTGIIAFSLKIGLIVIFSLFPGPMLSLFPEREHEFASVIASTDQRYDSRIFKTPYTWQALPTSAPYPEDNPPTAEKIRLGKKLFFDTRLSADGTLSCASCHELTDDKGGGDGRIASIGIYGKQGTRNAPTVLNAAFQKVLFWDGRASSLEEQAMGPLINPIEMGMPSLDHVVKTVRNIPEYQALFSSTFPTRPAITIATIAMAIASYERTLITPDSPYDRFIRGDSSALTEKQIRGMALFESTGCILCHSGPNFSAASLFSDDTPYRIFPTIPNTVYEQRHRLSDDLGAAAKDNGSDRGVWRIPSLRNVTRTGPYFHNGSVSSLEEAVRIMAHVQLNKAISNRDTDDRSIQWLSNSKRLRVEGHQALSDTEVEEIVAFLESLEGKLPISQQ, from the coding sequence ATGAATACGGGAATAATTGAGCTTCTGGCATTCGGATTGATTGCAATCATAGCCGGTTTTTTTCTGCTGATCAGCATGGTTCGCGAACTCACACCCAATCAGCGGCGAAAATGGTTTCTAGGGATTGGCCTCGGTACCGGTATCATCGCATTCAGTCTGAAGATTGGGCTTATCGTGATCTTCTCACTCTTCCCCGGGCCTATGTTGTCGCTGTTCCCCGAACGTGAGCATGAGTTTGCATCGGTCATTGCATCTACCGACCAACGCTATGATTCAAGGATATTCAAAACCCCCTATACCTGGCAGGCACTGCCCACCTCAGCTCCATATCCTGAGGACAACCCGCCTACTGCCGAAAAAATCAGGCTGGGCAAAAAGCTGTTCTTCGATACGCGGTTATCGGCAGACGGCACCCTTTCATGTGCATCCTGTCATGAACTCACCGATGACAAAGGTGGCGGGGATGGACGGATCGCATCGATCGGTATTTACGGTAAACAGGGCACCAGAAACGCCCCCACAGTGCTCAATGCGGCCTTCCAGAAAGTACTGTTTTGGGACGGGCGCGCCTCATCACTTGAGGAGCAGGCAATGGGTCCGCTGATAAACCCGATTGAAATGGGTATGCCCTCACTGGATCATGTGGTAAAGACAGTACGCAATATTCCAGAGTACCAGGCGTTGTTCAGTTCAACGTTTCCAACCCGGCCAGCGATCACCATCGCCACCATCGCAATGGCTATCGCCAGCTATGAGCGCACCCTGATCACGCCTGACTCACCCTATGACCGGTTTATCAGGGGCGATTCGAGCGCACTCACTGAAAAGCAGATTCGCGGTATGGCGCTGTTCGAGTCCACCGGCTGCATCCTTTGCCACTCCGGACCGAATTTCAGCGCAGCAAGTCTCTTCAGTGACGACACGCCCTACAGGATATTCCCTACCATTCCCAATACGGTGTATGAGCAGCGGCATCGCCTAAGCGATGATCTCGGCGCAGCAGCAAAGGATAACGGCTCGGACAGAGGTGTCTGGCGCATTCCTTCGCTACGCAATGTCACTCGAACCGGTCCCTACTTCCACAATGGTTCTGTTTCCTCTCTGGAAGAGGCGGTACGCATCATGGCCCATGTTCAGTTGAACAAAGCCATAAGCAATAGAGACACTGATGACAGATCAATTCAATGGCTGAGTAACAGTAAACGACTCAGGGTAGAGGGCCATCAGGCCTTGAGTGATACTGAGGTTGAAGAGATTGTGGCCTTTCTCGAGTCGTTGGAAGGTAAGTTGCCAATCAGCCAGCAATAA
- a CDS encoding group 1 truncated hemoglobin has product MKTRFHQFAITAVLPLALVCAAPSAIAGDNNPSQVSLYERLGGYNAISAVVDDVVVQIAADEKLGRFWAHRGSDGITREKQLIVDFIVSKAGGPLYYRGREMKLSHEGMRIDEKDWEILITALKNTLHKFKVPATESREVLDFFAGTKKDIVEKS; this is encoded by the coding sequence ATGAAGACCCGTTTTCACCAGTTTGCCATTACCGCTGTTCTGCCACTTGCATTGGTGTGTGCTGCACCATCAGCAATCGCCGGCGACAATAATCCATCACAAGTCTCTCTCTATGAACGGCTGGGCGGTTATAACGCCATCAGTGCTGTCGTGGATGATGTGGTTGTGCAGATTGCAGCAGATGAAAAACTCGGGCGCTTTTGGGCGCATCGCGGTAGTGACGGTATTACAAGGGAAAAACAGTTGATTGTGGATTTTATCGTCTCTAAGGCGGGTGGCCCGCTCTACTACCGAGGGCGGGAGATGAAACTTTCCCATGAGGGTATGAGGATAGATGAGAAGGATTGGGAGATCCTGATCACCGCACTGAAAAATACCCTGCACAAATTCAAAGTACCCGCCACAGAGAGTCGTGAAGTGTTGGATTTCTTTGCCGGTACAAAGAAAGACATTGTAGAGAAATCCTAG
- a CDS encoding tautomerase family protein translates to MPLVNISILKGKSPDYIKAVTDGVNSAVIETMDFPDDDRYQIVHEVEPHCLQFQERDGDRVMMFLIMRAGRSNKAKQAFYKKCVENLAKNPGIDPANVLITIAENHDVDWSFRDGVAQFVV, encoded by the coding sequence ATGCCGCTAGTCAACATTTCCATACTCAAGGGTAAGTCACCTGACTATATTAAAGCCGTTACCGACGGTGTGAATTCTGCGGTTATTGAGACGATGGACTTTCCTGACGATGATCGTTATCAGATCGTTCATGAAGTGGAACCGCATTGTCTGCAATTTCAGGAGCGCGATGGAGATCGGGTAATGATGTTTCTCATCATGCGTGCGGGACGTTCAAACAAGGCGAAACAGGCCTTTTACAAAAAATGTGTTGAAAACCTAGCAAAAAATCCCGGTATAGATCCGGCGAATGTTCTGATCACGATTGCAGAGAATCACGATGTTGATTGGTCGTTTCGTGATGGCGTTGCTCAATTCGTCGTGTAA
- a CDS encoding DUF2282 domain-containing protein encodes MNKTTKTAIVAGAISTALAMGAANAAPSAGTEKCYGVAKAGKNDCKAGPGTSCAGSSTSDGQGNAWMLVLKGTCEKIVGGSLAEK; translated from the coding sequence ATGAACAAGACTACAAAGACAGCCATCGTGGCCGGAGCGATTTCAACTGCATTGGCCATGGGGGCGGCGAATGCTGCGCCCTCTGCCGGTACGGAAAAGTGTTACGGCGTAGCCAAAGCGGGTAAAAACGACTGTAAGGCAGGCCCCGGCACCAGCTGTGCCGGCTCCTCCACATCAGACGGCCAGGGCAACGCCTGGATGCTGGTACTCAAAGGGACCTGTGAAAAGATTGTAGGCGGCAGCCTGGCGGAAAAGTAA
- a CDS encoding LysR family transcriptional regulator: MNLKQLQFAVHVAETHSFSRAAELCFATQPTLSNAISQLEDELGGRLFSRTTRRVDLTPFGEYMLPRIKDVLLSLDELTKAAESFHNPTHKILRIGFSPLVDMQRLDHVLAPFRQANPDITIFFKECFIDDLAERLSRGQIDVQILPTTTESEREHACLFYRDSLHYLPAADDNQVANHLSFKITDLPATPIILTGGGCGLNAALSTLLKSQGVELHAYAGQALTYQVIEDWVSLGIGAGILPKAKISPDNMANFPLFIDKDEPACFSFEWSWQSESTESAHVQSFIDYIRTTVPALVSGQAETGSQQSVGQSI; the protein is encoded by the coding sequence ATGAATCTAAAGCAGCTTCAGTTTGCCGTACACGTAGCCGAGACCCACTCGTTCAGTCGCGCTGCGGAGCTTTGCTTCGCCACTCAACCGACGTTGTCGAATGCCATCTCGCAACTTGAGGATGAATTGGGGGGGAGGTTGTTCAGTCGCACGACGCGTAGGGTTGATCTGACTCCCTTCGGCGAATATATGCTGCCGCGTATCAAGGATGTACTACTGAGTCTCGATGAATTGACCAAGGCGGCAGAGTCCTTCCACAATCCCACGCATAAGATTTTGCGCATTGGTTTTTCTCCCCTGGTCGACATGCAGAGGCTGGATCATGTGTTGGCGCCGTTTCGACAGGCAAATCCGGATATCACGATCTTCTTCAAGGAGTGTTTTATCGATGACCTTGCCGAGCGTCTGAGCAGGGGACAGATCGATGTGCAGATCCTGCCGACGACAACTGAGAGCGAGAGAGAACACGCCTGCCTTTTCTACCGGGATTCTCTCCACTACCTGCCGGCGGCTGATGACAATCAAGTGGCGAATCATCTGTCATTCAAAATAACAGACCTGCCTGCCACTCCGATCATCCTTACAGGTGGCGGTTGCGGACTGAATGCTGCCTTGTCAACGTTACTCAAATCCCAGGGTGTTGAGTTGCATGCCTATGCGGGGCAGGCCCTGACCTATCAGGTGATCGAGGATTGGGTCTCATTGGGAATAGGCGCCGGTATTCTGCCGAAGGCCAAAATATCACCAGATAATATGGCCAACTTCCCGCTATTTATCGATAAAGATGAACCCGCCTGTTTCAGCTTTGAGTGGAGTTGGCAATCTGAAAGCACTGAGTCCGCGCATGTTCAATCGTTTATCGATTATATCCGGACGACAGTCCCCGCATTGGTTTCCGGTCAGGCCGAGACAGGCAGCCAGCAAAGTGTTGGCCAATCAATTTGA
- a CDS encoding cysteine hydrolase family protein, which yields MVFNQTAIILIGFQNDYFLKDGALHGALESSEAAGLALKNTVNLIKHLKDTPILLINTPIVFTSDYSEITQPVGILKTIKEIGAFKHGTTGCETVAEIKAFSDRIITVPGKRGLNAFSNTSLEQLLQSHDITDVVFAGAVTSICIDTTARTALDKGYSVTILKDCTTGRSSFEQEFYCEEIFPLYAEAITSSQLTEQL from the coding sequence ATGGTTTTCAATCAAACTGCCATCATTCTCATTGGATTTCAGAATGATTATTTTCTCAAAGATGGGGCATTGCATGGAGCACTTGAGAGTTCAGAAGCAGCAGGTCTCGCTCTGAAAAACACGGTCAATCTCATAAAGCACCTGAAAGACACACCGATCCTGCTGATTAACACTCCTATTGTATTTACCAGCGATTATTCCGAAATCACCCAGCCGGTCGGTATCCTGAAAACCATCAAGGAGATAGGGGCGTTCAAGCATGGTACGACAGGTTGCGAGACCGTGGCTGAAATCAAGGCCTTCAGTGACAGGATCATTACGGTTCCGGGCAAGCGCGGACTGAACGCCTTTTCTAATACATCACTGGAACAATTGCTGCAATCACACGACATCACCGATGTGGTATTCGCCGGTGCGGTCACATCAATCTGTATTGACACTACCGCCCGCACCGCGCTCGACAAGGGTTATTCAGTCACCATTCTGAAAGACTGCACCACCGGACGCAGCAGTTTCGAGCAGGAATTTTATTGTGAGGAGATATTTCCGCTGTATGCCGAAGCCATCACCTCATCGCAGCTGACCGAGCAACTATAA
- a CDS encoding nucleotidyl transferase AbiEii/AbiGii toxin family protein, with protein sequence MHLVFKLVPEADIETTLKLKVEINTREHESLYGIRPYPFEVDSSWHKAKTDISSFEPEELFGTKLRALLQRRKNRDLFDLHEGLRQLSMDPDKLIACFEHYLVLEGTLITRANAEQRMLEKLRRSLTDDIAPLLPAGIQFDDDVAIDAFNHVWRKLITRIKGDPWKLSEQVIDELRNGKMPSLLR encoded by the coding sequence ATGCATCTTGTATTCAAGTTAGTGCCCGAAGCGGATATAGAAACTACGCTCAAGCTGAAAGTCGAGATCAATACCCGCGAGCATGAAAGCCTGTATGGCATTAGACCGTATCCTTTCGAGGTTGACAGTAGTTGGCACAAGGCGAAAACCGATATCTCGTCTTTCGAACCGGAGGAATTGTTCGGGACAAAGCTTCGCGCTTTGCTGCAACGGCGTAAGAACCGTGACCTGTTTGACTTACACGAGGGGCTCAGACAACTCTCGATGGATCCCGACAAGCTCATAGCCTGCTTCGAGCACTATTTGGTGCTGGAGGGTACGCTGATCACGCGCGCTAATGCTGAACAGCGCATGCTGGAGAAGCTACGTCGAAGCTTGACGGATGACATTGCACCATTGTTACCTGCTGGCATCCAATTCGATGATGACGTTGCCATAGATGCATTCAACCACGTATGGAGAAAATTGATTACGCGGATCAAAGGTGATCCGTGGAAGTTGTCCGAGCAGGTGATTGATGAGCTGCGCAATGGAAAGATGCCAAGTTTGCTTCGATAG
- a CDS encoding DUF6635 family protein: protein MPDDIQQPYLTDPVSRGQLVSHIEACRQRIPTFVNRHFSLQGAFRLNRLALGGDILVAPFNFLMGFPNFLLRLIAMLFELLGAHRLARRLLKTHLGLPTRVQQALTTHLYTDLLMLSRHHEEADTRLRQLLHQSAKEPLQIYVQTRNVAGDITAGTLAAILGLILLNQFTPGSISAGAAVAHLVAGEQAASDFFLGETLGRFYYTLFPVSPPIGIVMATVLVVMVTIALVAAFSGMLHDPIQKRTGIHQRRLNQLLDAIEKSACQSPAKGYRPKDTFVGRIYDFIDWVKGLLSF, encoded by the coding sequence ATGCCAGATGATATTCAACAGCCCTATCTCACCGATCCGGTCAGTCGGGGGCAACTGGTTAGCCACATTGAGGCCTGCAGACAACGAATTCCAACCTTCGTAAACAGGCACTTTTCCCTGCAAGGCGCCTTCCGGTTAAACAGACTGGCCCTGGGAGGCGACATCCTGGTCGCACCATTCAACTTCCTGATGGGCTTTCCCAATTTTCTGCTCCGGCTGATCGCTATGCTTTTCGAACTACTCGGAGCGCATCGCCTGGCCCGACGTCTGTTGAAGACCCATCTTGGACTACCCACAAGGGTTCAACAGGCGTTGACCACACACCTGTATACGGACTTGCTCATGTTATCCCGCCACCATGAAGAAGCAGATACACGGTTACGGCAGCTTCTCCACCAATCAGCCAAAGAGCCATTGCAGATCTATGTGCAAACAAGAAATGTAGCCGGCGATATCACCGCGGGCACATTGGCGGCCATTCTGGGTTTAATCCTGTTGAATCAATTCACACCCGGTTCCATTTCAGCCGGTGCTGCAGTCGCCCACCTAGTCGCCGGGGAACAGGCCGCTTCGGATTTCTTTCTCGGAGAGACATTGGGACGCTTCTACTACACCCTCTTCCCGGTAAGTCCGCCGATTGGCATCGTGATGGCAACCGTTCTGGTGGTGATGGTGACGATCGCCCTGGTGGCGGCATTTTCCGGCATGCTTCACGATCCCATCCAGAAGCGTACCGGGATACATCAACGCCGACTCAATCAGCTTCTGGACGCCATCGAGAAAAGTGCCTGCCAATCGCCCGCAAAAGGGTATCGCCCCAAAGATACCTTTGTCGGCCGGATCTATGATTTCATCGATTGGGTCAAAGGACTGCTTTCGTTTTAA
- a CDS encoding type IV toxin-antitoxin system AbiEi family antitoxin, translating to MTSLDYYLDDLLSRGQAYFSREEALEALGLSSKAFIAAASRLSKKHRLASPRRGFYLILRPEDRVAGAPDPVRWIDPLMKYLKLDYRISLLRAAAFHGSSHQAAMVFQVVVPKQLRAFDIGRHRLQFIYQTPAAFTKTNLPDWLAQMKSEAGFAKAAGVELTLLDCVRYFHKAAGINGVAQVTKDIGAKADPHKLAKAALAYENAAVRRLGYLLERAGLARQAEAIEPFARKAKSMKPLDPSVKPLTEALAELHEKNAKWMLVINELVEIDF from the coding sequence ATGACTTCCCTTGATTACTATCTCGATGACCTGCTTTCCCGCGGCCAGGCCTACTTCTCTCGTGAAGAGGCGTTGGAAGCGCTTGGACTAAGCTCAAAGGCCTTCATTGCCGCGGCCAGCAGATTGAGCAAAAAGCATCGGTTGGCATCACCCCGTCGAGGTTTCTACCTGATCCTGCGGCCGGAGGACAGGGTGGCCGGTGCGCCCGATCCAGTGCGCTGGATCGATCCCCTAATGAAATACCTCAAGCTCGATTATCGCATCTCGCTGTTGCGGGCTGCTGCTTTCCATGGCTCCTCACACCAGGCGGCCATGGTCTTTCAGGTGGTCGTTCCCAAGCAGCTGCGGGCGTTCGATATCGGCCGCCACCGCCTCCAGTTTATTTACCAGACCCCGGCGGCCTTTACCAAGACCAATCTGCCTGATTGGCTTGCGCAAATGAAAAGCGAGGCGGGATTCGCAAAGGCTGCTGGCGTGGAGCTAACCCTCCTGGATTGTGTCCGCTACTTCCACAAGGCTGCCGGCATAAACGGCGTGGCCCAGGTCACAAAGGACATCGGTGCCAAGGCCGATCCACACAAGCTGGCCAAGGCCGCCCTGGCCTACGAGAACGCCGCGGTGCGCCGGCTGGGATATTTGCTGGAGCGTGCAGGCCTTGCACGCCAGGCTGAGGCGATAGAACCGTTTGCAAGGAAGGCCAAATCCATGAAGCCCCTGGACCCATCCGTTAAACCGTTGACCGAAGCGCTGGCGGAACTGCATGAAAAAAACGCCAAGTGGATGCTCGTGATCAATGAGCTTGTGGAGATCGACTTTTGA
- a CDS encoding M48 family metalloprotease, whose amino-acid sequence MNRLLIPVALSLSLITGCAVNPVTGKKELSLVSEAQEMEIGRKNYAPLRQSQGGDYVVDKKLTAYVSEIGQKLAAVSDRKLPYEFKVLNNSVPNAWALPGGKISINRGLLTELGSEAELAAVLGHEITHAAAKHTASSMSRGMLIQGAVMATVIGTQGKDYAQIAQLGAGLGSQLITKKYGRDAERESDYYGMKYMSKAGYDPQGAIELQRTFVRLSEGKNQDWLSGLFASHPPSRERVENNIKTAAKLPKGGSVGKDRFKTRTAHIKRTKPAYEAYEEGRKALQKGNLKKARTMVGKALRLEPKEGHFHALLGDIEEKRKHPAIAKQHYNKAIKLNDGFFYYYLKRGLVNEKLKNADAAKLDLERSIQLLPTANAYNSLGNLAQAAGNLKSAKSYYRKAASKDTTEGKAAYSALMALDLSENPQNYIKLRTGLDNKGRVKAELYNPTPRDVKSIVIAIHFRDANGQIRKLKRVYKPVLPSGKKRIIDLGVKNIPKAQLSKAKFGIIGARLAK is encoded by the coding sequence ATGAATAGGTTACTGATCCCTGTCGCCCTCTCCCTTTCCCTGATCACTGGCTGCGCGGTGAACCCTGTCACCGGAAAGAAAGAACTAAGCCTGGTTTCCGAGGCGCAGGAGATGGAGATCGGCCGAAAGAACTATGCGCCACTACGCCAATCCCAGGGGGGTGACTACGTGGTGGATAAGAAGCTGACCGCCTACGTCAGCGAAATCGGTCAAAAACTGGCCGCTGTCAGTGATCGCAAGCTGCCCTACGAATTCAAGGTCTTGAATAACTCGGTTCCCAATGCCTGGGCACTCCCCGGCGGTAAGATCTCCATCAACCGCGGTCTATTGACCGAATTGGGGAGCGAAGCGGAACTGGCTGCCGTGCTGGGACATGAAATCACCCATGCCGCGGCAAAGCATACCGCCAGCAGCATGTCCCGAGGGATGTTGATTCAGGGTGCGGTAATGGCAACTGTGATCGGTACCCAGGGAAAAGACTATGCCCAAATCGCACAGTTGGGGGCCGGTCTCGGGAGCCAATTGATCACCAAGAAATATGGCCGGGACGCAGAACGTGAATCCGACTACTACGGCATGAAATATATGTCGAAGGCGGGATACGATCCCCAGGGGGCAATCGAACTGCAACGTACATTCGTACGTCTCTCTGAAGGTAAAAACCAGGATTGGCTCAGTGGACTCTTCGCCAGCCATCCACCCTCCAGAGAGCGGGTCGAGAACAATATCAAGACAGCCGCCAAGCTTCCTAAAGGCGGCAGCGTCGGCAAGGATCGTTTCAAAACCAGAACGGCCCACATAAAACGCACCAAGCCAGCCTATGAGGCCTATGAAGAGGGTCGCAAGGCACTGCAAAAAGGTAACCTCAAAAAGGCCAGGACAATGGTCGGCAAGGCCCTGCGCCTGGAACCCAAGGAGGGCCACTTTCATGCCCTGCTCGGGGATATTGAGGAGAAAAGAAAGCACCCTGCGATTGCCAAGCAGCACTATAACAAAGCGATTAAACTGAATGACGGCTTTTTCTACTACTACCTCAAACGGGGGCTGGTGAACGAAAAACTGAAGAATGCCGACGCCGCCAAGCTCGATCTGGAGAGGAGCATCCAACTATTGCCGACAGCGAATGCCTACAACTCCCTGGGCAATCTGGCTCAGGCGGCCGGTAATCTGAAATCCGCCAAATCCTACTATCGCAAGGCCGCCTCGAAAGATACCACGGAGGGCAAGGCCGCCTACAGCGCCTTGATGGCGCTCGATTTGTCGGAGAATCCGCAAAACTACATCAAACTCCGGACCGGCCTGGACAACAAGGGAAGAGTCAAAGCGGAGTTATACAACCCAACCCCCCGCGATGTAAAAAGTATCGTCATTGCAATCCATTTCCGCGATGCCAATGGCCAGATCAGAAAACTCAAACGCGTCTACAAACCGGTTTTGCCTTCCGGCAAAAAGCGAATCATCGACCTGGGCGTGAAGAATATCCCGAAAGCGCAACTGTCGAAGGCCAAATTCGGCATCATCGGCGCCCGTCTTGCCAAATGA
- a CDS encoding POT family MFS transporter: MTDYLHAPLPSRNMPAGIPFIIGNEAAERFSFYGMRAILVVFMTQYLLNSSGVAEPMNEEEAKGWFHLFVSAVYITPLLGALISDGLLGKYRTIILLSLVYCLGHFALALDHTRLGLLLGLGLIALGSGGIKPCVSAHVGDQFGRTNGHLLPRAFGWFYFAVNLGAFISTLATPWLLQQVGPAWAFGVPGVLMVIATILFWAGRRRFVHIPPGGWEFVRETFSRDGLLTLARLLILYLFVAVFWALFDQTGSAWVIQAKSMDLTLLGVEILPAQIQAANPLLVMLLVPTFSYLIYPAIQRRWHLTALRKIGYGMLLAAAAFAISGWTQHLIDIGQTPTVAWQLLAYLVLTSGEVMVSITCLEFSYTQAPNRMKSFVMAFFMMSVALGNLFTSMVNFAIEGSELLQGADYYVFFALLMLITTGLFALVSRYIPEHSRLHTEAVAVPVNRD; this comes from the coding sequence GTGACTGACTATCTCCACGCCCCATTGCCATCCCGTAATATGCCGGCGGGCATCCCCTTCATCATCGGCAATGAAGCGGCTGAGCGATTCAGCTTCTATGGCATGCGGGCGATACTGGTCGTCTTCATGACCCAGTACCTGCTTAACAGTAGCGGCGTTGCGGAGCCGATGAACGAAGAGGAGGCGAAGGGCTGGTTCCATCTATTCGTCTCGGCGGTCTATATCACACCCCTGCTGGGCGCTCTGATCTCCGATGGCCTGCTGGGAAAGTACCGCACCATCATCCTGCTCTCCCTGGTCTACTGTCTCGGCCACTTTGCTCTGGCGTTGGACCATACCCGCCTCGGCCTCTTGCTCGGATTGGGGCTGATCGCCTTGGGTTCCGGTGGAATCAAGCCCTGCGTATCCGCCCATGTGGGGGATCAGTTCGGCCGCACCAACGGACACCTTCTGCCGCGGGCCTTCGGCTGGTTCTACTTCGCCGTCAACCTGGGCGCATTCATCTCAACCCTGGCCACCCCCTGGCTGCTGCAGCAGGTTGGACCGGCCTGGGCCTTCGGTGTACCCGGTGTACTGATGGTCATCGCCACAATACTCTTCTGGGCCGGCCGCCGTCGCTTTGTCCACATCCCGCCTGGTGGGTGGGAATTTGTCCGCGAGACATTCAGCCGCGATGGATTGCTCACCCTGGCTCGGCTATTGATACTCTATCTCTTCGTTGCCGTCTTCTGGGCCCTGTTCGACCAGACCGGCTCAGCCTGGGTAATCCAGGCCAAGTCAATGGATCTAACGTTGTTAGGCGTGGAGATACTACCGGCCCAGATCCAGGCGGCCAATCCCCTGCTGGTGATGCTGCTGGTACCAACCTTTTCCTATCTCATCTATCCGGCAATCCAACGCCGCTGGCACCTGACGGCCCTGCGAAAGATCGGCTATGGCATGCTGCTCGCGGCTGCGGCCTTCGCTATCTCGGGATGGACTCAGCACCTGATCGACATCGGGCAGACCCCAACCGTCGCCTGGCAGTTATTGGCTTACCTGGTGCTCACCAGCGGCGAAGTCATGGTATCGATCACCTGCCTGGAGTTCTCGTATACTCAGGCGCCCAATCGGATGAAGTCATTTGTGATGGCCTTTTTCATGATGTCCGTCGCTTTGGGAAACCTCTTTACAAGCATGGTCAATTTCGCCATCGAAGGCAGTGAACTTCTGCAGGGTGCGGACTACTATGTTTTCTTCGCTCTCTTGATGTTGATAACCACAGGGCTGTTTGCGTTGGTGTCGCGATATATTCCGGAACACAGCAGGTTACACACCGAAGCTGTGGCTGTACCAGTCAATCGGGATTGA